In Caldisericia bacterium, a genomic segment contains:
- a CDS encoding nitroreductase family protein produces MILKEILERYSVRKYKNKDVPQELVLECLEAARLAPSANNKQPWKFIVVRDPEIRKKIGEPTTWAKFIKDAPVLIVGCVTEPSFKMGGWYDSSILDIGIAMEHIALQATHLGLGTCWIGDFDEKLVKQLLEIPERVRVAALMTLGYPLEEGVPPKRRKKLEDIISFEKY; encoded by the coding sequence ATGATTTTAAAAGAAATTTTAGAAAGATATAGTGTAAGAAAATATAAAAATAAAGATGTGCCTCAAGAACTTGTACTTGAGTGTCTTGAAGCAGCACGTCTTGCTCCTTCTGCGAATAATAAACAACCTTGGAAATTTATAGTTGTAAGAGATCCAGAGATAAGAAAAAAAATTGGAGAGCCTACAACTTGGGCAAAGTTTATAAAAGACGCACCAGTTCTGATTGTAGGTTGTGTTACTGAGCCAAGTTTTAAAATGGGTGGTTGGTATGATAGTTCAATTTTAGATATTGGAATAGCAATGGAACATATTGCTCTTCAAGCAACTCATCTTGGTCTTGGTACATGTTGGATTGGTGATTTTGATGAAAAACTTGTAAAACAACTTCTTGAAATTCCAGAGAGAGTTAGAGTTGCTGCACTTATGACACTTGGATATCCACTTGAAGAAGGAGTGCCTCCTAAAAGAAGAAAAAAATTAGAGGATATTATATCTTT
- a CDS encoding TlpA disulfide reductase family protein produces the protein MKKNLILIFIVLSLFIILSSCKTKIESSNSTLPGGFIEKEKRVEAFDFGLSTIDGGYITLKELKGKVVLLDFWAEWCGPCKRATPIVVSLYNKYKDRGFIVIGMNLDDESDFDKVLDYIKKNNINYPITIKGFSVAQKYGVSGIPRFFLIDKEGKIALSITGLTLTLENDLKNSIEFLLNE, from the coding sequence ATGAAAAAAAATTTAATTTTAATATTTATTGTTTTAAGTTTATTTATTATACTTTCATCATGCAAAACAAAAATTGAAAGTTCAAATTCAACACTTCCAGGTGGATTTATTGAGAAAGAAAAAAGAGTTGAAGCATTTGATTTTGGTCTATCCACAATAGATGGTGGATATATAACTTTAAAAGAATTAAAAGGTAAGGTGGTTTTGCTTGATTTTTGGGCAGAGTGGTGTGGTCCATGTAAAAGAGCAACTCCAATTGTTGTTTCTCTTTATAATAAATATAAAGATAGAGGATTTATAGTTATTGGTATGAATTTAGATGATGAAAGTGACTTTGATAAAGTTTTAGATTATATTAAAAAAAATAACATTAATTATCCAATAACCATAAAGGGTTTCTCTGTTGCTCAAAAATATGGTGTTAGTGGAATTCCAAGATTTTTCTTAATAGATAAAGAAGGAAAAATTGCTTTATCAATTACAGGGTTAACATTAACTCTTGAAAATGATTTAAAAAATTCCATAGAATTTTTATTAAATGAGTAA
- the thpR gene encoding RNA 2',3'-cyclic phosphodiesterase, giving the protein MEKMRTFLALPIEKETKKEVFSYIEKFKKEIKGKVKWVEEENLHFTIFFFGEIDNDKVKMVIDVIEKNRNRFKKFMVEFKKISFFPNERNPRVIFLDISQGEKEMKEIYDTLYPDLNKILKLKKEEFVPHLTIGRVKDTLFEEDIKKLINEKVEIKPFYLNKITFFESILRSEGPIYKSIKDFIF; this is encoded by the coding sequence ATGGAAAAAATGAGAACTTTTCTTGCTTTACCTATTGAAAAAGAAACAAAAAAAGAGGTATTTTCTTACATAGAAAAATTTAAAAAAGAGATAAAGGGAAAAGTTAAGTGGGTTGAAGAAGAAAATTTACATTTCACAATTTTTTTCTTTGGAGAAATTGATAATGATAAGGTAAAAATGGTAATAGATGTCATTGAAAAAAATAGAAATCGTTTTAAAAAATTTATGGTTGAATTTAAAAAAATATCATTTTTCCCAAATGAAAGAAATCCAAGAGTAATTTTTTTAGATATATCTCAAGGTGAAAAAGAGATGAAAGAGATTTATGATACTCTTTATCCTGATTTAAATAAAATTTTAAAATTAAAAAAGGAAGAATTTGTACCTCATCTAACAATAGGAAGAGTAAAAGACACTCTTTTTGAAGAAGATATAAAAAAACTTATCAATGAAAAAGTTGAAATTAAACCTTTTTATTTAAATAAAATAACTTTTTTTGAATCAATACTTAGAAGTGAAGGCCCAATTTATAAATCAATAAAAGATTTTATTTTTTAA
- a CDS encoding macro domain-containing protein, which yields MKVLKEENFNGKTIQVVMGDITEETTDAIVNAANRNLSHGGGVAGAIVKKGGYIIQEESNKIIEKRGPLKTGEAVITTSGNLPCKYVIHTVGPVWGEGDEEEKLKRAIESALQVATENLITSISIPAVSCGIFGFPKKKGTEIIYKTVKEFLKNRETTIKLVRLIGIGDEIPNLFKEAMEES from the coding sequence ATGAAAGTCTTAAAAGAAGAGAATTTTAATGGAAAAACAATTCAAGTTGTTATGGGTGATATAACAGAAGAAACAACAGATGCAATCGTAAATGCTGCAAATAGAAATCTCTCACATGGAGGGGGAGTAGCAGGTGCAATAGTAAAAAAGGGAGGTTATATTATTCAAGAGGAGAGTAATAAAATAATTGAAAAAAGAGGGCCACTTAAAACAGGAGAGGCAGTTATAACAACTTCTGGAAATTTGCCATGTAAATATGTAATTCATACAGTTGGTCCAGTTTGGGGTGAAGGAGATGAGGAGGAGAAATTAAAAAGAGCAATTGAATCTGCTCTCCAAGTAGCAACAGAAAATTTAATTACTTCAATATCTATTCCAGCAGTTAGTTGTGGAATATTTGGATTCCCAAAAAAGAAAGGTACAGAGATTATTTATAAGACTGTTAAAGAGTTCTTAAAAAATAGAGAAACTACTATAAAACTTGTAAGACTAATTGGAATTGGCGATGAAATTCCAAATCTGTTTAAAGAAGCAATGGAAGAGAGTTAA
- a CDS encoding cation diffusion facilitator family transporter, whose product MKTIDLKERNLIIVIFLNLFIFISEVLGGIFSKSLALLSDSFHNLSDTLSIIISLIAIRFSKRENSYEFTFGGKRAEILASLLNSIFLFIVSFLLIREAILRIFNPKNVNLNLMLIIAIIGLFLNGVSVILLKKFSRENLNIKSSYLHLLLDTFSSVIVVIGGIIMMAFKIYWIDPILTLLIILYILKEGFEIFVNSIKILLEAKPKDIDIEKLKFEIEKIEGVSNLHHVHIWQLNEKNYLFEGHLTLKKDYPLSKVDEIRNKAENILKEKFNINHSTIQIEYNGCCEKDLIVKKH is encoded by the coding sequence ATGAAAACTATTGATTTAAAAGAGAGAAATTTAATAATTGTTATTTTTCTAAATCTTTTTATTTTTATTTCTGAAGTTTTGGGTGGAATCTTTTCCAAAAGTTTAGCACTTTTATCTGATTCCTTTCATAATTTATCTGACACACTTTCTATAATAATTTCACTTATTGCAATAAGATTTTCAAAAAGAGAAAATTCTTATGAATTTACATTTGGTGGAAAAAGGGCAGAAATTTTAGCATCACTTTTAAATTCAATCTTTCTTTTTATTGTTTCATTTCTATTAATAAGAGAAGCAATATTAAGAATTTTTAATCCTAAAAATGTAAATTTAAATTTAATGCTTATTATTGCGATAATAGGTCTTTTTCTAAACGGAGTTTCAGTTATCTTACTAAAGAAATTTTCAAGAGAAAATTTAAATATAAAATCTTCATATCTTCATCTTCTTTTAGACACATTTTCTTCTGTTATTGTTGTAATTGGTGGAATTATTATGATGGCGTTTAAAATTTATTGGATAGATCCAATTCTTACTCTTTTAATAATTCTTTATATTTTGAAAGAAGGGTTTGAAATTTTTGTAAACTCTATAAAGATTCTATTAGAAGCAAAACCAAAAGATATTGATATTGAAAAATTAAAATTTGAAATTGAGAAGATTGAAGGAGTATCAAACCTTCATCATGTTCATATATGGCAACTTAATGAGAAAAATTATCTTTTTGAAGGTCACTTAACTCTTAAAAAAGATTATCCTTTAAGCAAAGTTGATGAAATTAGAAATAAAGCCGAAAATATTCTAAAAGAGAAATTTAATATAAATCATTCAACCATACAAATTGAATATAATGGATGTTGTGAGAAAGATTTAATAGTGAAAAAACATTAA
- the metG gene encoding methionine--tRNA ligase: MKKFYITTPIYYVNDEPHIGHVYTTTIADIIAREKRKLGYDVLFSTGTDENASKVKKVAQEKGVDTKLFVDSLSESFRRVFNEFNISYDTFIRTTEKRHERVVQYFFNKLKENGYIYKGIYEGWYCIFDETFFSQDEIKEGNLCPVCGRPLEYIKEEDYFFSLSKFQDTLLKHYLENPKFVEPESRYNEMLSLIKSGLKDISITRRGIGWGIPVPQEENLTIYVWFDALINYVTVTSFLENEEKFNKYWPADLHLIGKDITRFHTIIWPAMLLGVGLSLPKKIYAHGFWLSHGEKMSKSKGNFIKPDEVIRWFIEKSKVDKDTAVDVFRYYILRDMTFGEDGNFSYDSYITRYNSELANDLGNLLYRTLNMGFKYFNGKLSGNYDNEIHELFSKEFDEVISLYENLKLSDVPIRINSLANVLNKYIDTKAPWNLYKENKDECDKVLSTVFHGIYTIINLISPILISSSKKFFYALGKDEDGTLLKEKIFPWKGEFNLREVSPIFPRVEEEKEKVEVKENYITIEDFQKLDLRVAEIIEAKRVKDSKKLIEIKIKIENEIRTIVAGIGEHYRDEELIGKKIIVLKNLEPKKLKGILSEGMLLAASKDGKLSLLTVDKDVDTGAKIS, encoded by the coding sequence ATGAAGAAGTTTTACATTACAACTCCAATATATTATGTAAATGATGAGCCTCATATTGGACATGTTTATACAACAACAATTGCAGATATAATTGCAAGGGAAAAGAGAAAATTAGGATATGATGTCCTCTTCTCAACTGGAACAGATGAGAATGCAAGCAAAGTAAAAAAGGTTGCGCAAGAAAAAGGAGTAGATACAAAACTCTTTGTTGATTCCCTTTCTGAAAGTTTTAGAAGAGTTTTTAATGAATTTAATATATCTTATGACACATTTATAAGGACAACTGAAAAAAGACATGAAAGAGTAGTTCAATATTTCTTTAATAAATTGAAAGAAAATGGATACATTTATAAGGGGATTTATGAGGGGTGGTATTGTATTTTTGATGAAACATTTTTCTCACAAGATGAGATAAAAGAGGGAAATCTATGTCCTGTTTGTGGTAGGCCTCTTGAATATATAAAAGAAGAAGATTATTTCTTTTCTTTATCAAAATTTCAAGACACTCTTCTAAAGCACTATCTTGAAAATCCAAAATTTGTTGAGCCAGAATCAAGATATAACGAGATGCTTTCTCTCATAAAGAGTGGTCTTAAAGATATTTCAATAACAAGAAGAGGAATTGGTTGGGGAATTCCTGTACCTCAAGAAGAAAATTTAACAATATACGTTTGGTTTGATGCATTAATTAATTATGTAACAGTTACTTCTTTTTTAGAAAACGAAGAAAAATTCAATAAATATTGGCCAGCAGATTTACATTTAATTGGAAAAGATATAACAAGATTTCATACAATAATTTGGCCTGCAATGCTTTTAGGAGTAGGACTATCACTTCCCAAAAAAATTTATGCTCACGGTTTCTGGCTTTCACATGGTGAAAAGATGAGTAAATCAAAAGGTAATTTTATTAAACCAGATGAAGTAATAAGATGGTTTATAGAAAAAAGTAAAGTTGATAAAGATACTGCAGTTGATGTTTTTAGATATTACATTTTGCGTGATATGACATTTGGTGAAGATGGAAACTTTTCATACGATTCATACATTACAAGATATAATAGCGAACTTGCAAATGATCTTGGAAATCTACTCTATAGAACTCTTAATATGGGATTTAAATATTTTAATGGAAAACTATCTGGAAATTATGATAATGAAATACATGAACTTTTTAGCAAAGAGTTTGATGAGGTTATAAGTTTATATGAGAATTTAAAACTTTCTGATGTACCAATTAGAATAAATAGTCTTGCGAATGTATTAAATAAATATATTGATACTAAAGCACCTTGGAATCTTTATAAAGAGAATAAAGATGAATGTGATAAGGTTTTATCAACTGTTTTCCATGGAATTTATACAATTATCAATTTAATCTCTCCAATTTTAATTTCATCTTCTAAAAAGTTTTTCTATGCTCTTGGTAAAGATGAAGATGGAACCTTACTTAAAGAAAAGATTTTCCCATGGAAAGGCGAATTTAATTTAAGAGAAGTATCTCCTATTTTTCCAAGGGTAGAAGAGGAGAAAGAAAAAGTTGAAGTTAAAGAAAATTATATAACTATTGAGGATTTCCAAAAGTTAGATTTAAGAGTAGCAGAAATTATTGAAGCAAAAAGAGTTAAAGATTCCAAAAAACTAATTGAGATAAAGATAAAAATTGAAAATGAAATAAGAACTATTGTTGCAGGAATTGGAGAACATTATAGAGATGAAGAGTTAATAGGAAAGAAAATAATTGTATTAAAAAATCTTGAACCAAAGAAACTTAAAGGAATTTTAAGTGAAGGAATGCTTCTCGCTGCTTCAAAAGATGGAAAACTTTCTCTTTTAACAGTTGATAAAGATGTTGATACAGGAGCAAAAATTTCATGA
- the rsmI gene encoding 16S rRNA (cytidine(1402)-2'-O)-methyltransferase — protein MKGILYIVSTPIGNLSDISIRALKILREVEIILCEDTRVTLKLLNRYRIKNKKLISYFEGNEIKRKNEIIDLLKKGKKLALVSDAGTPCISDPGEVIVKEAIKEGFKVEVIPGPSSIITALVISGMRTSPFIFLGFFPRKKGEIEDIIKNYFFIDATLIFYESPHRILKTLEILNEKFPERFASVVKELTKINEKVYRGKVKEIFEEISKSEIKGEYIILIEGKKKEEWERDFEILKKLNFSKEEILDFMSEKYKGIKNVIKKKLFKD, from the coding sequence TTGAAGGGAATACTTTATATTGTTTCAACGCCAATTGGTAATCTCTCTGATATTTCAATAAGGGCTCTAAAGATTTTAAGAGAAGTTGAAATAATTTTATGTGAAGATACCAGAGTTACCTTAAAACTTCTTAATAGGTATAGAATAAAAAATAAAAAACTCATTTCTTATTTTGAAGGAAATGAAATCAAAAGAAAAAATGAAATTATTGATTTACTAAAAAAAGGGAAAAAATTAGCGCTTGTTTCAGATGCAGGAACTCCGTGTATTTCAGATCCAGGTGAGGTTATCGTTAAAGAAGCCATAAAAGAGGGTTTTAAAGTTGAGGTAATTCCTGGTCCATCCTCTATTATAACTGCTCTTGTAATTTCTGGAATGAGAACTTCTCCTTTTATATTTTTAGGATTTTTTCCAAGGAAGAAAGGTGAAATTGAGGATATAATAAAAAATTATTTTTTTATTGATGCAACATTAATTTTTTATGAATCACCACACAGAATTTTGAAAACTCTTGAAATTTTAAATGAGAAATTTCCAGAAAGATTTGCTTCAGTTGTAAAAGAGTTAACAAAAATTAATGAAAAAGTTTATAGAGGAAAAGTTAAAGAGATTTTTGAGGAGATAAGTAAAAGTGAAATAAAGGGTGAATATATTATCTTAATTGAGGGAAAGAAAAAAGAGGAGTGGGAGAGAGATTTTGAAATTTTAAAAAAACTAAATTTTTCAAAAGAAGAAATTTTAGATTTCATGTCAGAAAAATATAAAGGTATAAAAAATGTTATTAAAAAGAAACTTTTTAAAGATTGA
- a CDS encoding tetratricopeptide repeat protein: MEELIPLIEFYKKKVERNPQLLSSHAVLSEYLILNGNYDEATLISLKSLLLSPYYIRSQIDLSISYLMKNDFKSCEIELKQALKIDPENDFALFLLGLIYYLLKVYDIASKYLYEGFDYNPKNIYIRKLYSIISKEELPDISKFKEAETKVYNGFISSSEMKKIKEESGNKKPYEVLYAYTLKNEDRLMEAIEELERILIYHPYYPKALFILGKFHEMAGNRRKKDEYWERCYEVDPLNDFIKSFGSGYENYHFDNKDFNELISLKDNLYKKIFETFVKEKEVILERKVEVPKLEIEEIKPEILEEKEEIVKEEVVEEELKTEEVSTIQQISESKVEDEITKDKEYYKKLGDEYLKKGMYKEAIEMFTKALNLSKERK, encoded by the coding sequence ATGGAAGAGTTAATACCATTAATTGAATTTTATAAGAAGAAAGTTGAAAGAAATCCACAACTGTTATCTTCACACGCAGTTCTTTCTGAATATTTAATATTAAATGGAAATTATGATGAAGCAACTCTTATAAGTTTGAAAAGTTTGCTTTTATCTCCATATTATATAAGATCTCAAATAGACTTATCAATATCATATCTTATGAAAAATGATTTTAAATCTTGTGAAATTGAATTAAAACAAGCATTAAAAATTGATCCTGAAAATGATTTTGCACTGTTTTTACTTGGATTAATTTATTATCTACTTAAAGTATATGATATTGCATCAAAATATCTTTATGAAGGTTTTGATTATAATCCAAAAAATATTTATATAAGAAAATTATATTCAATAATTTCAAAAGAGGAGTTACCTGACATTTCAAAGTTTAAAGAGGCAGAAACAAAAGTTTATAATGGTTTCATTTCAAGTAGTGAAATGAAGAAAATAAAAGAAGAGAGTGGCAATAAAAAACCATATGAGGTTCTTTATGCATATACATTAAAAAATGAAGACAGATTAATGGAAGCAATAGAAGAATTGGAAAGAATTCTAATTTATCACCCATATTATCCTAAAGCACTTTTTATTTTAGGAAAATTTCATGAAATGGCAGGAAATAGAAGGAAAAAAGATGAGTATTGGGAGAGGTGCTATGAGGTTGATCCACTTAATGATTTTATTAAATCATTTGGTTCTGGATATGAAAATTACCACTTTGATAATAAAGATTTTAATGAATTAATATCACTTAAAGATAATTTATATAAAAAAATATTTGAGACTTTTGTAAAAGAAAAAGAAGTTATTTTAGAGAGAAAAGTTGAGGTTCCTAAATTAGAGATAGAGGAGATAAAACCTGAGATTTTAGAGGAGAAAGAAGAAATTGTTAAAGAAGAGGTAGTCGAAGAGGAATTAAAAACTGAAGAAGTTTCTACTATTCAGCAAATTTCTGAGTCTAAAGTTGAAGATGAGATTACTAAAGATAAAGAATACTATAAAAAACTTGGCGATGAGTATTTAAAGAAAGGAATGTATAAAGAAGCAATTGAAATGTTTACAAAAGCACTCAATTTATCAAAGGAGAGAAAATGA
- a CDS encoding RtcB family protein, which produces MIEVGTIPGMNVPGIIYASEKMIPKILMDKSPIQVANVATLPGILKASMAMPDIHWGYGFPIGGVAGFDIEKGVISPGGVGYDINCGVRLLRTNFKKDEIESKLDEILNKLFVNIPSGVGSSGKLRLGPRDLDDVMVKGVKWAIEKGFGRPEDLETIEEHGSMQGADPNAVSGRAKERGGPQLGTLGAGNHFLEIQVVEEIYNEEIAKVLGLFKGQITVLIHTGSRGLGHQVASDYIEVMLNAARKYGIKLVDKQLAAAPFSSPEAKRYFSAMVAAANYAWVNRQLITHWTRETFKEVFKKSDRDMGLEIIYDVAHNIAKVEEHVVNGKKIKVVVHRKGATRAFPPNHPELPQQYKSIGQPVLVPGDMGRYSFVLVGTNKAMQETFGSTCHGAGRVMSRSEALREEDANEIIDTLGKRGIKVKAKSKETLVEESPEAYKDVQDVVDVLHKEGISIKVAKLKPIAVMKG; this is translated from the coding sequence ATGATTGAGGTTGGAACAATTCCTGGAATGAATGTTCCTGGAATTATTTATGCTTCAGAAAAGATGATTCCAAAAATTCTTATGGATAAATCACCAATTCAAGTTGCAAATGTCGCAACACTTCCAGGAATACTTAAAGCATCAATGGCAATGCCAGATATTCACTGGGGTTATGGTTTTCCAATTGGAGGAGTTGCAGGGTTTGACATTGAAAAAGGAGTGATATCTCCTGGTGGAGTTGGTTATGATATAAATTGCGGAGTTAGACTTTTAAGAACCAACTTTAAAAAAGATGAAATAGAGAGTAAATTAGATGAAATTTTAAATAAATTGTTTGTTAATATTCCATCTGGAGTTGGTTCAAGTGGAAAACTTCGTCTTGGACCAAGAGATCTTGATGATGTGATGGTTAAAGGTGTTAAATGGGCTATTGAAAAAGGATTTGGTAGACCTGAAGATCTGGAAACAATTGAAGAGCATGGAAGTATGCAAGGAGCAGATCCAAATGCTGTTTCAGGAAGAGCAAAAGAAAGAGGTGGACCTCAACTTGGAACACTTGGTGCAGGAAATCATTTTCTTGAAATTCAAGTTGTTGAAGAGATTTATAATGAAGAGATAGCAAAAGTTTTGGGTTTATTCAAGGGACAAATCACAGTTTTAATTCATACTGGAAGTAGAGGTCTTGGACATCAAGTTGCATCTGATTACATTGAAGTAATGTTAAACGCAGCAAGAAAATATGGGATTAAACTAGTTGATAAACAACTTGCTGCTGCTCCATTCTCCTCTCCTGAGGCAAAAAGATATTTTTCAGCAATGGTTGCTGCCGCAAATTATGCATGGGTAAATAGACAATTGATTACGCACTGGACAAGAGAAACATTTAAAGAAGTTTTTAAAAAATCTGATAGAGATATGGGTTTAGAAATAATTTACGATGTTGCTCATAACATTGCAAAAGTTGAAGAACATGTTGTTAATGGAAAAAAGATTAAAGTTGTTGTACATAGAAAAGGTGCAACTAGAGCATTTCCACCAAATCATCCTGAACTTCCACAACAGTATAAATCAATTGGTCAACCAGTTTTAGTTCCAGGAGATATGGGAAGATACTCCTTTGTTCTTGTTGGAACAAATAAAGCAATGCAAGAGACATTTGGTTCAACATGCCATGGGGCAGGAAGAGTTATGAGTAGAAGTGAGGCATTAAGAGAAGAAGATGCAAATGAAATAATTGACACGCTTGGAAAAAGAGGAATTAAGGTTAAAGCAAAAAGTAAAGAAACTCTTGTTGAAGAATCACCTGAAGCATATAAAGATGTTCAAGATGTTGTTGATGTACTCCATAAGGAGGGAATATCAATAAAGGTAGCAAAGTTAAAACCAATTGCTGTTATGAAAGGATGA
- a CDS encoding polysaccharide deacetylase family protein yields the protein MKKFILGGVILFLLLPFFSCNLNSKIDFNFIFPQNGDYVTKGELIIVEFSDLKNINELKLLLLGDNFKKDLLYEIKENRLYSSFPRDISDGEYILNVVFYIKDKYFKKEIKVILNSEIPIWENIIYPIYVRSGREITIESISSTPLKEVKAIFDDGTILNLNYLNEKDLWQGKYIISNFINEGSHIIKFEGIDLKGDIIEDTKVLYVINSDPVIYSPIDGLETTTNEITIFGFYEQDKNIIIYLNDKPYKEIKVEPSGNFYSTLFLLPGNYKIFAKDPQSQFLGISSLQNINLKIFNEGVIVLCYHNVSDKGGNLYTISPEEFENQIKYMIEKGYTSITIDDLYDYYFNGKSIPKKSVLITFDDGLKGVYEFAYPILKKYGFKATFFVIVSRVGRVSSYVDWDNLKEMVNSGVFSIGSHTFDSHRTHISNGKFVSIISQKRDDEDFENFKNRVVEDLKKSKEEIEKNIQKKTISFAYPYGEYSKDTVEFLKESGFIFGFTTYKGINIKSISKYELKRYSIYRSTDIKQIIN from the coding sequence ATGAAAAAATTTATTTTGGGAGGAGTAATTTTATTTTTACTCCTCCCATTTTTTTCTTGTAATTTAAATTCAAAAATAGATTTTAATTTTATTTTTCCTCAAAATGGTGATTATGTAACAAAAGGTGAATTAATAATTGTTGAATTTTCAGATTTAAAAAATATAAATGAGTTAAAACTTTTGCTTCTTGGTGATAATTTTAAAAAAGATTTGCTTTACGAAATAAAAGAAAATAGATTATATTCATCTTTTCCACGAGATATTTCAGATGGTGAATATATATTGAATGTTGTTTTTTATATAAAAGATAAATATTTTAAAAAAGAGATAAAAGTAATATTAAACTCAGAAATTCCAATTTGGGAAAATATAATTTATCCAATCTATGTAAGATCTGGAAGAGAAATAACAATTGAATCAATTTCCTCAACTCCATTAAAAGAGGTTAAAGCAATTTTTGATGATGGTACAATTTTAAATTTGAATTATTTAAATGAAAAAGATTTATGGCAAGGAAAATATATAATATCAAATTTTATAAATGAGGGGAGTCACATTATTAAATTTGAAGGAATTGACTTAAAAGGTGATATTATTGAAGATACAAAAGTTCTATATGTAATAAATTCTGATCCTGTTATATATTCACCAATTGATGGCCTTGAAACAACCACAAATGAAATAACTATATTTGGATTTTATGAACAAGATAAAAATATAATTATCTATTTAAATGACAAACCTTATAAAGAAATAAAAGTTGAGCCTTCTGGAAATTTTTACTCAACTCTATTTTTATTACCAGGAAATTATAAAATTTTCGCAAAAGACCCTCAATCTCAATTTTTAGGCATATCGTCTCTCCAAAATATAAACTTGAAAATTTTTAATGAGGGAGTTATTGTCTTATGTTATCACAATGTAAGTGATAAAGGTGGAAATTTATACACTATATCACCTGAAGAGTTTGAAAATCAAATAAAATATATGATAGAAAAAGGATATACCTCAATTACAATTGATGATCTTTATGATTACTATTTTAATGGAAAAAGTATTCCTAAAAAAAGTGTACTTATAACTTTTGATGATGGTCTTAAAGGTGTTTATGAATTTGCATATCCAATTCTTAAAAAATATGGTTTTAAAGCAACATTCTTTGTAATTGTAAGTAGAGTTGGAAGAGTAAGTAGCTATGTAGATTGGGATAATCTTAAAGAAATGGTTAATAGTGGTGTTTTTTCAATTGGTTCACATACATTTGATTCACATAGAACACATATTTCAAATGGAAAATTTGTATCAATTATTTCACAAAAAAGAGATGATGAAGATTTTGAAAATTTTAAAAATAGAGTTGTTGAAGATTTAAAAAAATCAAAAGAAGAAATAGAAAAAAATATTCAAAAAAAGACCATTTCATTCGCATATCCCTATGGAGAGTATTCTAAAGATACAGTTGAGTTTTTAAAAGAAAGTGGTTTTATTTTTGGATTTACAACTTATAAAGGTATAAATATAAAAAGCATCTCAAAATATGAATTAAAGAGATATTCTATTTATAGAAGCACTGATATTAAACAAATTATTAATTAA